In the Methanosarcinales archaeon genome, TTCAAATAGAATCTTCACTGTTGTGCTGGTGTCAGGCAAAAAATCTGAGGGGGGAAAAATCATGAATAAATATTTGACTGTGAAACGAATAGAATTTGCCGTTACGTATTTATGTAATGCAAGATGTAGACACTGCTATTCTATTCATAGTGAAGGAGCATTCCCCGCACACATCGATAAGTCCTTGGCTTTAGAAATCGTTAGAAAAGTTGGTAGGAAATACAAGCTTGAATCGATAATGACTTTTGGAGGGGAACCTCTGTTGTTTCCGGAAATCGTATGCGTTATTCATAAAGAAGCTGCGAGTGTAGGAATTCCTCTCAGGGAAGTAATTACAAATGGTTATTGGTCAAATAATTCCGGAAGGATTAAGGAGATAGCCAAAAATTTGGCAGAATCTGGCGTGAACAGCATTATTATTTCTGTTGATGCTTTTCATCAGGAACATGTTCCTCTTGATATTATCAGAAAGACTGCTGAAGCATGTCTACAGGCACGCATTGAAGATGTATCATGGGATCCTTGCTGGGTAATCTCAGAAGATGACGATAACCGGTATAATCGAAAGACCAAGTTCATTCTGAAAGAACTTGAAGACTTACCTATAAGGAATTCAGGAGGTAATATGATGGAACCAGAGGGATTAGCTCTAGTTAATTTAAAGGAATTCTTGCCTCCGAGAAAAAAGATACCCGCTGGCAAGTGCGGTGACATACCTTATACAGAACCCCTTGACTCCATCAAATGTGTATGCGTCGAACCAGACGGAAGAATCGCTGTATGCAACGATTTTTACATTGGAAACGCCTCAAAAACGGACATTGTTGACCTCATAGAGAGCTACGATCCATTTAAGATTCCAGAGATGAAAGCAATTATCGAAAATGGCATGAAAGGATTGATAGATTGGGCAAGAACAAAAGGTGTTGAACCTGATCCAGAAGGATATTACTCCATTTGTCAGATGTGTACTAACATTCGAAAGAGCAAACAAAAATTGAAATAAGAGCTACTGAGGACAAAAGGTTTAGAATCCCTCGCATCAGGAGTTATACTCGCTGATTATCGGCATTATTTATCTTCCAAGATAAACTTAGCAGTTCCCCCCCCCTAAAAATGTAACTTATTCCTAATGTCTATTGATGGGTCATATACCTGAAAAGATTAATTTAGACCAGCTCATCGTATCATGGTTGGGGCTGATATGCAGAACATAATATATTCTGAGTGGGTTCCAGCGGGAACGTTAGTGAAAACACTAGTCGGATTTCTTTCTTCACTTGTCTCATGCGTTTTGTTGATAGTAATCGCGGTTGGCGTTGCAATTCAAAATCCCCTTTTAATTGTTGTCTTAGTGTCTGTTTTAGCGATCGTGT is a window encoding:
- a CDS encoding radical SAM protein, with protein sequence MNKYLTVKRIEFAVTYLCNARCRHCYSIHSEGAFPAHIDKSLALEIVRKVGRKYKLESIMTFGGEPLLFPEIVCVIHKEAASVGIPLREVITNGYWSNNSGRIKEIAKNLAESGVNSIIISVDAFHQEHVPLDIIRKTAEACLQARIEDVSWDPCWVISEDDDNRYNRKTKFILKELEDLPIRNSGGNMMEPEGLALVNLKEFLPPRKKIPAGKCGDIPYTEPLDSIKCVCVEPDGRIAVCNDFYIGNASKTDIVDLIESYDPFKIPEMKAIIENGMKGLIDWARTKGVEPDPEGYYSICQMCTNIRKSKQKLK